A region of Streptomyces sp. TG1A-60 DNA encodes the following proteins:
- a CDS encoding glyoxalase: MIAAVDHVLLAAPPGAEGLLRAYYVGVLGMTEIPKPPALAVRGGCWFGAGEVILHLGVEAGFRPPKKAHPGLRVCDIDAYAARLAARGAPVAWDDDLPGYRRFHSEDPVGNRLEFLEPV, translated from the coding sequence GTGATCGCCGCCGTCGACCACGTCCTGCTCGCCGCGCCACCGGGCGCGGAGGGCCTGCTGCGGGCGTACTACGTCGGCGTCCTCGGAATGACGGAGATCCCGAAGCCGCCCGCGCTCGCGGTGCGGGGAGGGTGCTGGTTCGGAGCGGGCGAGGTGATTCTGCACCTGGGGGTGGAGGCGGGCTTCCGACCGCCGAAGAAGGCCCACCCCGGGCTGCGGGTGTGTGACATCGACGCGTACGCGGCCCGGCTCGCCGCGCGCGGGGCGCCGGTCGCCTGGGACGACGATCTGCCGGGGTACCGGCGGTTCCACTCCGAGGACCCGGTGGGCAATCGACTGGAGTTCCTGGAGCCGGTCTGA
- a CDS encoding MarR family transcriptional regulator has product MEDEVDRLVAAWRRERPDLDVEPLEVLSRVSRLARHLDRARRLAFAEHQLEPWEFDVLTALRRAGAPYQLSPGQLLTQTLVTSGTMTNRIDRLTKKGLVERLPDPSDRRGVLVRLTVEGRDRADQALAGLLDQERAILAELSRAQRGELAGLLRQLTAPFDNIPG; this is encoded by the coding sequence ATGGAGGACGAGGTCGATCGACTGGTCGCAGCGTGGCGCCGGGAGCGCCCCGACCTCGACGTGGAGCCGCTGGAGGTACTCAGCCGGGTGAGCAGACTGGCCCGGCACCTGGACCGTGCGCGCCGACTGGCGTTCGCCGAGCACCAGCTGGAGCCATGGGAGTTCGACGTGCTGACCGCGCTGAGGCGCGCCGGCGCGCCGTATCAGCTCTCCCCCGGTCAGCTCCTCACGCAGACGCTGGTGACCTCGGGCACGATGACGAACCGAATCGACCGGCTGACGAAGAAGGGCCTGGTCGAGCGGCTGCCCGATCCCAGTGACCGCCGGGGTGTGCTGGTTCGGCTGACGGTCGAGGGCCGGGACCGGGCGGATCAGGCGCTCGCCGGGCTCCTCGACCAGGAACGGGCGATTCTGGCCGAACTGTCCCGCGCCCAGCGAGGCGAACTGGCGGGCCTGCTACGGCAGTTGACCGCCCCGTTCGACAACATCCCCGGCTGA
- a CDS encoding response regulator transcription factor gives MVRIRVLVVDDHRIFAESLAAALAAEPDVDVSAAGSGPAALRCLDRAAGEGRKFDVLLVDADLGGHAHAPGTRPAAVPVPDGSEDGLVDGISLVAGVRSGQPSVRTVVLAEKDDPRRAALALQAGASGWVAKDCSLSRLLTVIRGVLRDETHLPPALLTGVLRELTAARKHRTESELLVESLTPREREVLRCMVAGLGRKAVAERLFLSPHTVRTHMQNVLGKLGVHSTLAAVALARRAGVGPADLGPAGRIVPEESSSA, from the coding sequence GTGGTTCGCATCCGAGTCCTGGTCGTCGACGACCACCGCATCTTCGCCGAGTCGCTCGCCGCGGCCCTGGCCGCCGAGCCGGACGTCGACGTGTCCGCGGCCGGCAGCGGCCCCGCCGCGCTGCGCTGTCTGGACCGCGCGGCGGGGGAGGGGCGCAAGTTCGACGTGCTTCTGGTCGACGCCGACCTGGGGGGCCACGCGCACGCCCCCGGCACGCGTCCGGCCGCCGTACCCGTGCCGGACGGCAGCGAGGACGGGCTCGTGGACGGCATCTCGCTGGTCGCGGGCGTGCGTTCGGGCCAGCCGAGCGTACGGACCGTCGTCCTCGCCGAGAAGGACGATCCGCGCCGGGCCGCGCTGGCCCTGCAGGCGGGGGCCTCCGGGTGGGTCGCCAAGGACTGCTCGCTGTCCCGGCTGCTCACCGTGATCCGGGGGGTGCTGCGCGACGAGACCCATCTGCCGCCCGCGCTGCTCACCGGCGTCCTGCGGGAGCTGACCGCCGCACGCAAGCACCGCACGGAGAGTGAGCTGCTCGTCGAGTCCCTCACCCCGCGTGAGCGCGAAGTGCTTCGGTGCATGGTGGCGGGCCTGGGGCGCAAGGCCGTGGCCGAGCGCCTCTTCCTGTCCCCGCACACCGTCCGCACCCATATGCAGAACGTCCTCGGCAAGCTCGGCGTCCACTCCACCCTCGCGGCTGTCGCCCTCGCGCGCCGGGCGGGGGTCGGGCCGGCCGACCTGGGGCCTGCCGGGCGGATCGTGCCGGAGGAAAGCAGCAGTGCCTGA
- a CDS encoding trans-aconitate 2-methyltransferase encodes MPATTPTWDPRQYLRHAGHRARPFVDLLAHVPDPPAIHPRVADLGCGPGNVTRLLADRWPAARITGYDNSPEMLDRAHVDHEGLTPGGGRIDFTAADVRTWAPPEPYDLIVSNATLQWVPGHLARFPVWVDALVPGGTFAFQVPGNFDSPSHRLMRELAHSARWKDRLAGTLRHDDAVHGPAGYLAALADLGCETDAWETTYVHLLQGEDPVLDWVKGTGLRPVLTELGPDAEPFVAEYRTALREAYPATAHGTPFPFRRVFVVARKPEAGR; translated from the coding sequence ATGCCCGCCACCACCCCCACCTGGGACCCGCGGCAGTACCTGCGGCACGCCGGCCACCGCGCCCGCCCCTTCGTCGACCTGCTCGCCCACGTCCCCGACCCGCCCGCGATCCACCCCCGCGTCGCCGACCTCGGCTGCGGCCCCGGCAACGTCACCCGCCTCCTCGCCGACCGCTGGCCCGCCGCGCGCATCACCGGCTACGACAACTCACCCGAGATGCTCGACAGGGCCCACGTCGACCACGAGGGGCTCACCCCGGGCGGCGGTCGCATCGACTTCACCGCGGCCGACGTCCGTACGTGGGCGCCCCCGGAGCCGTACGACCTGATCGTCAGTAATGCCACCCTCCAGTGGGTACCCGGCCACCTCGCCCGCTTCCCCGTCTGGGTCGACGCCCTCGTCCCCGGCGGCACCTTCGCCTTCCAGGTCCCCGGCAACTTCGACTCCCCGAGCCACCGCCTCATGCGCGAACTCGCCCACTCCGCCCGCTGGAAGGACCGGCTCGCCGGGACCCTCAGGCACGACGACGCGGTCCACGGCCCCGCCGGCTACCTCGCCGCCCTCGCCGACCTCGGCTGCGAGACCGACGCCTGGGAGACGACCTACGTCCACCTCCTCCAGGGCGAGGACCCGGTCCTCGACTGGGTGAAGGGGACGGGGCTGCGACCGGTCCTCACCGAACTGGGCCCGGACGCCGAGCCGTTCGTCGCCGAGTACCGGACCGCCCTGCGCGAGGCCTATCCCGCCACCGCCCACGGCACACCGTTCCCGTTCCGCCGCGTCTTCGTCGTCGCCCGCAAGCCGGAGGCGGGCCGGTGA